Genomic segment of Apostichopus japonicus isolate 1M-3 chromosome 8, ASM3797524v1, whole genome shotgun sequence:
CATACCCACCAGTCTATGATGGTTGTTAAGGAAGACGATACAATCGTTCAGTTGAATTATTCCTACAAGACGCTTCTTGTCTCAACCGCATCGAGGGCCTTACTTTGTTATACTAACGAAGATAACAAATGCCAGCAAATAGGGCAGCAAGCCAGAAAAGTGTGAGAGACTTATTTATTTAAGAGTTTATTTTCACATTGCCCAGTCATTGAGCTCAGTTGTTTGTGTTCTCATCCACAAAGCAGTTGGGAGcaaatcatttttattattttgtcatgTTATTATCATGTGATGTTTGTGATCTTGATGAACACCTGTTACACTTTATTAGAAACATAGACCCAACAAGTTTCTCAAATCAAGTTGACTTTATAGCCTAGTCAACTATGAGAATTGGGAAGGTAAGTTGTATAGTCATTAGTTGGTATTAGGCTTAGCTGATGAAATGCTACCATGCAGACATGTGGAATTTTCACGTTTTAACAGTGTCATTCACAGTTGTATTTAATCCCTCCTGGTAAAGGAAGTTTGTCCAAAAATCACTCATCTCTGAGCGATAAGctaaattaaaaaccaaattttttcaAAGGTGGAAGAATGCTCCTTGCCTCGtatgaattgatgtaaaactcaCATTGTGTGTGTCAGAAACGAttttcttgtttcctttccAGGAAAGGTAACTTTGGTGCAATGTTCATTCCAACCATGTGTAAGCCGAGCGACGCCATGATTTATGCCACACGACCAGGCCTTCGAGTGTGGAAGGCAGGGATGAACGGTGCCGTCTCCGAGACAATTCTGTTCAAAGACTGGTTATTGAAGGATTTTTTGGAAATTAAACTGCTAGAGGACACTTTGGTAGACTCGCTGGAGGTCCCCGCAGAAGTACAATTTGGAAAACTAGCGGTAGTCAGTGGATCTCTAGTAGTCATCTGGTCatattcatgtttattcatcTTGAATCCAACGGTGGAGGGAAAGTTGGCAGTCATCGGAAGATGTCACGGTCTCCTAGGAAGTATCATAGATGTGACAGCGTTGGACGATGAAATATTGGTGCTGAGGAAGAGTTCAAAAAAACCTGTGATCCGACTCGGGCTGAATCCGGAGAAAGAGTTAGCCAAAGGTTATTGCTTTAAAACACAAAGCTTTTAAATAATTATGTTTGCTGCAAGCTTGTTCTGATTGCTTGTTTGTGAATAAGAAATAATATCTATTACAGTAATTAATAATGTAACAGACACTTTTAGTAATGAATTCATCTTTGTAATGACCAATAGGCAGACAGTTGTCAATGTTATGAAAATGTCTAAAGAAGAAAATGCGATATGCTTTATAGTTGTGATGGGTCGGAGTACTAACTGTATGGTATTTTTCCCTCCTATTGAAGTGAATGGTGATGAAAATATCTCCCACACTTTCACACTCTTCCAATAACATTTGGGAAGATAACATACAAACTTTTATTGCCTAGCATTTGATATGTGTGGATTTGTTACTGTAGCTTGACCAAATACATCACGGTGGACTTCTCCCTTGGGAGCAGTCCACCCTCATTCCCAAAGGGGTGTTTGTATGTAGACTGTCAAATTGTGGAGATGGGATTTAAGGTAAGACTTGAAAGAGGCTGCCTATGAGACTAATAGTActggttttcttttcattatgcAGAAGCTTACCATTTCTCAGAGAAGGAACAGAGTTATCTACAATCGTTGAAATTTTCTGGATCCCCGTCAACCAGTTTCGTATCTGGCGGTATATCCAGTGCTAAGCAGACTGCATTGAAAGAAGGACTGTCTACCTTCAAAAACGTCTTCAAGAAAGCTGCGGACGAGTTGACCGACGGTGCCATCAAAGCCAAGGAAGACATCGAACGAAACGCTCGCTCTctgaaattaaaattagacATCTTAGGTGAGGACAGCAGTTCCGTAGTTTCTTCTCAAGGCTCCGATGACAGGGATGGAGACTTTGAAAGtagaggagagaggagagatgttACTACTCCAGAAACACCAGTTCCCTCTGTTTCAAGTGAAAAAGTTTTCCTGAAAGATTATACCGAAAATACCGACAAAAACCCTGCTATCGTAATCGAAAAGGAAGAGACTGCTGACGTGCCTCAGATGACACCCAGGAGCGCCAGTCCGGTCCCTGCTATGTCTCAGACATCATTGAATCTACAGGAACTTAAGGAATTAAGTCAGGAGAAATTTGATGACATCGTATTTCAACCTAaacccaagaaaaaaaaaaagaagaaaaaacaagagtTAGGTATGTTGGTCTAATTTCGTTGTAGCAGattgcaatgaatattcaatggaAGGATCAATTTTCCAAAGGGTAATTGTAAATTGCAAATCATCCACataagtttgtttgtttaaacGTATAATTgtggaagttttttttattttgtaatgatgTGAGAGTGTATGAGAGAATTTATTCTAATGATTGTAGCCTATTCAAGTAAATGGACATTTAGAGAGATTAACCCAATTGGAAAGTGGATTAAGCTTTTACAGCTTTAGTGTCCTATGCAACAAAGTTGGATTATGAGGATAtgtttctattgtttttttgatgtgaaaatgtgtttttattgtttttttgatACAGATAATCAAACAAAAGAAGCAGCAAAAGAACAATTAGCTGAACAAGCAGAATCTGAACCTCCTGATATCACCATGGAAACTACATCTATGGAAAAAACCAACCAGGGAGCATTCGAGGATGATCTGAACCAACCAACTGGTGATACCAGTGACAGTAAGCAAGAAATAATGGCCAAAGAAACCATCCTCAACCCACAGGATGAGGTGGAGTCAGAGGAACCTTTTGAAACTTTAGAAGCGGATTTTAACCATCAAGATGACCTTGTAGCCCAGAGCGATGGTGCTTTTATTGCCGAGATGAGGGAGGAACCTTTGAATGACCAACCAGGCACAGAAATAGTTGGAGCATCAGCAGCAGTTAGCGATGTCATCCCAGAAAGCCAATCAGCATCCAGTCAAGAGAACCAGCATAGATTCGGTCATCCAAAGTTGAACATTAGTGATCCACAACCTTTAAGATCCTATGAGCCTGAGCCAGACTTACCTGAAAGCGGCCTTTCTGTGTCTCGGGATCGACCGGAATCTGTTTACCAGGACATTTATGGCACGAGTAGGCGAGATTGGAATGGTAGGAATCCCCTGGGGGATTTACTGGAAGTAGAGGATACAGATTCAGAAACAGAGGGTCAGGAGTTGGACATAGGTGACATGGATGATTTGGTGTTAACGGAGAATATCCAACAGAAACTGTCCAGCAGTTGGTTACAGTGTACCACGCCTGGCTACATCACAAAACTTGTCGCATCGGAGAAGCACATTTGGTGCGTCGACTCCAAGGAGAGGATATACTTCTCTCTCACGTCCAAACTGGCTTGTTCATGGAATAAACTCAAGGGTATCCATGCCAGGCAGATTGCGGTGTCTCCGTCCGGAAATATAGTCTGGATTGTCAAAGGGAGGCACAACGGTGCCTACGCGAGTAATGCAATCTTACCAAAGTCCAAGATTGGTACCAGGTGGCATTACATCTGCAGCGACGTCTCTTCCATTTGCCTTGATGACAACACCGCGTGGATCATCAGCGAAAACGGTGAAGTGTCCGTCCACAGCGGAATCACCCGAGAGAGGCCGTATACCCATGCCAAGAAAGTCGAGAGCAACTTTGACATTCGGGAAATAGTGGCAAACAGGGGGGTCGTGTGGGCCCTGACGTCAGAGCACAAGGTGGTCTACAGAACTGAAGTATCGGTCAGACGGTGGCACGGAAAGAAATGGAAAGTTATGGAAGATTCTAGGTAAGAGAGGAATAAAGTGGCACCTTTGCCATAAATGTTCTTAATTTATGCTTTAGTTTGGTCTGTGACTGAATATCACTCCTCTCTACTCCTCTCTCCATCTTCCATTGACTTGGATTTCTGATAATCCTACTGAATTAAAACTTTCACCAAatacaaatttgacatttttttcaaaactttcaccaaatacaaatttgacatttttttgcaaaacaGGTTGACAAGCTTGATTGCTTTTGTGTACTAATTTATTAATGTTATAAGTGACAGATCTGTGTACATAGTATTTTTTCTATTCCACATTCAACTTGACTTCTCCATGACATTTACAGAATATCACAAGTTAATgtactatagcctactgcataTAGTTGACATAAGAAAGATAAAGCTGTTTGTCATAGGTAGGAACTAcagaaaaaggggaaaagaaaGCAATGACATGGTCATCAATAAAGTATCCCAGTCTCAGGACTACAAGTGGTGGATTGAAATCACtataaagatatttttaattCCATGGTAGCTACTTATTGCAATGGTCATGAATATaaacacacagtggatttttcAAGAAGGAAGTTGATAGAACATAAAAACATACttgatatgaagaaaaaaaggctgTTGGGCTATAGATTGACCAGTTTTGGTCCTAAGTGGTTAAATTGAAAAGTTATACATACTTTCTTGATTGCCACTTCATTGAACTGGTGATGTTATGTTAATTGATCTACTTTTGCTTTGAATAtgttaacattgtttttttttttactgtcatTTGCAAAGTTTGCAGAGAATATTAAGTCATAGATGTTATAAGCTACATTCTTTACtcatgatgattttttttttaaattttaaattttatttatttatttatagtgATCTGAAAGCAGTTAGTATAGCTTTGGACAGCAAACATATGGGCTGGGCCATTGACAAAGAGGGCCGAGTCTGGTTCAGGACTGGTGTGATCCTAGGTCAGCCTGAAGGCGATGACAAAAGGTGGTGGCAGGTGAGGATGAGGTGTTTAGGAAGGTCACATGACATTTCACCAACTCTGTGAATCTAAACATAAGTTATAATTTGGCTGATTTTACACCTACATGAGCTTTAAGAGCATTCATTTACATGGTAAAGGTCTGATTGGTTAATGTAACAAGGCTTGTGATTATATCCTTTTCCTCAACTAGGAACAAACAAGAGTTTACCTCCAATGATATCTTTAGTATAAAATCTTTGGACAACCGTTTAGTTTCCCAGTTAGTTTGAGAAGAGTTGGTCTGCAATGGTTTTGTCCTCCAAGTGGTATAGTGAGTGTTGTACCTGCTACAATCACTTAGTGATTAGATTAGAATAAACTTAAGTAAATTTTAAATGGCAtatgttttcaatttatttgCCATGAAAAAAATAAGTAATGCAACCATGAATGTATCTGGAAGTGTTAGATTAACTCTGTGAGAATTGTCATCATATTTTACTGATTTTGACTTATTTGAAGCAGAGTTCATGGGTTTTTTTGGTTAGAAATTTCCAATTACATATTTTATCTTCATGAGTGGTTGATTGCCATATATAGCAAATTTGATATCTTTCATTTAAAATCAGAGATTTATTTTGTGAGATAAGATAAAACACACATGCACCAAAAAAACAtagataaataaacaaataaataaataaacttacACACACTTTTGGTGTCCTACCAAAAGTTTAACAGAATAGTGTAATGCACACATTTTTCAActtgaaatttgtttcaattCCTGTTAGTAATATTATTCTTGTATGCCTGTTTTTGTGATTAATGAAGCTGAATGACACCCAATCTTCTGCCTAAGCCTccattccccttccccctaagagaacccacccaaccccccacccaaaaaagaaagaaatataggcAAAATGGAAGTCACAGTTCAACAAGGATATTTCAGTTTTCTGATATTGTGCCTTCAAGTATAAGAATGACTGTGCACCTCCAGAGTCGACATTGGAGTACATATATCTCCTATTCAAAGCaaatttgtgttattttttgttgatCAGCAGTGACCACAAATTCAGCTgaatttgtttgcttttttgtCAAAAGGTTACGATGAGTGAGTACCTTATGGAAGATTCCAATGTACTGAAAATGGTCGTCAACATGGCGGGCAGTGCCACCAGGATGGACAAGGTGGTCAGTTGGCTTACTTCCCATCAGGCAATACAAGTGACCGCAAACTCCACCGGTGTTTGGGTCTGTGCCCAATTTCAAAGAAAGACCACCCTCCAAGTGTCCAGGGGTAATCTTCTCGGTGAGACACTTCAGTTTTTCATTCGAAGATTACAATAGGCACTGTTGCCAGATGGTAAATAAAACCTCTGTGTTCATTTAACTTGAAGGAATACCGAATTGTGAATGATGATTGGCCGTACTCGGGCAGTGACTTAAAGTCACTAACCACTGACAGATTTATCATATCAAACTAAAACAGGTAAAATAATACCTAGTAAAACTTAAGTTTAGGTTTGACGC
This window contains:
- the LOC139971290 gene encoding tectonin beta-propeller repeat-containing protein 2-like, encoding MEFKEHETLSQLFDLLPRRAQKGLMTTSVEWTCMDADVHFIVLGANISLVYVYDRSEQTIIRLRPEDKSCSISCIKLQSSLDYQLAAGTNKGHVELYLLPSKAPGRGKEVRKMFLKGLHKTTVTCAAWSTNGMKLFTGDDLGTVMYTSVDLYEHTHQSMMVVKEDDTIVQLNYSYKTLLVSTASRALLCYTNEDNKCQQIGQQARKVKGNFGAMFIPTMCKPSDAMIYATRPGLRVWKAGMNGAVSETILFKDWLLKDFLEIKLLEDTLVDSLEVPAEVQFGKLAVVSGSLVVIWSYSCLFILNPTVEGKLAVIGRCHGLLGSIIDVTALDDEILVLRKSSKKPVIRLGLNPEKELAKEAYHFSEKEQSYLQSLKFSGSPSTSFVSGGISSAKQTALKEGLSTFKNVFKKAADELTDGAIKAKEDIERNARSLKLKLDILGEDSSSVVSSQGSDDRDGDFESRGERRDVTTPETPVPSVSSEKVFLKDYTENTDKNPAIVIEKEETADVPQMTPRSASPVPAMSQTSLNLQELKELSQEKFDDIVFQPKPKKKKKKKKQELDNQTKEAAKEQLAEQAESEPPDITMETTSMEKTNQGAFEDDLNQPTGDTSDSKQEIMAKETILNPQDEVESEEPFETLEADFNHQDDLVAQSDGAFIAEMREEPLNDQPGTEIVGASAAVSDVIPESQSASSQENQHRFGHPKLNISDPQPLRSYEPEPDLPESGLSVSRDRPESVYQDIYGTSRRDWNGRNPLGDLLEVEDTDSETEGQELDIGDMDDLVLTENIQQKLSSSWLQCTTPGYITKLVASEKHIWCVDSKERIYFSLTSKLACSWNKLKGIHARQIAVSPSGNIVWIVKGRHNGAYASNAILPKSKIGTRWHYICSDVSSICLDDNTAWIISENGEVSVHSGITRERPYTHAKKVESNFDIREIVANRGVVWALTSEHKVVYRTEVSVRRWHGKKWKVMEDSSDLKAVSIALDSKHMGWAIDKEGRVWFRTGVILGQPEGDDKRWWQVTMSEYLMEDSNVLKMVVNMAGSATRMDKVVSWLTSHQAIQVTANSTGVWVCAQFQRKTTLQVSRGNLLGSSWGLTNPLGLPSATCWISISAAAVYGPSGMIWAAQKSGEVFCFSPMTMKPTLINPPEREKLIQVSASADVLWALSANGNIYLRVGISPKCPQGKEWKKLDMAQLASSKVVNLSCGQENVWACDTSGNCYMRVGIDLPQHDALPFAWLPVDSKPQTFFTQVCVGPTDSMVWAIDNKKAVYSRMGVTKDFPVGLEWVLVEGTQAQELCISSDTVWALCPNGDIACRFGTSQRNAEGNYWKKIPGNFANISVTQTNDLWSLSKEGQIFKRSVKIFKRQHFDSPSSPQPGHDLEEDWELL